In Neisseria dentiae, one DNA window encodes the following:
- the cas2 gene encoding CRISPR-associated endonuclease Cas2, with protein sequence MAKRHLYLFAYDIADIRTQNRVRRMLRAYAVGGQKSLFECWLTAGELRMLCATLPAMLAENDRLHVFRLNETVPPFFFRLCEKFGIRAVCDRLRAVLQRSQGLNQRK encoded by the coding sequence ATGGCGAAAAGGCATCTTTATCTGTTTGCCTACGATATTGCCGACATCCGCACGCAAAACCGGGTGCGGCGCATGCTCCGCGCTTATGCGGTGGGCGGGCAGAAATCTTTATTCGAATGCTGGTTAACGGCGGGCGAGTTGCGCATGTTGTGTGCAACGCTGCCGGCTATGCTGGCTGAAAACGACCGGCTGCATGTGTTCCGTTTAAACGAAACCGTGCCGCCGTTTTTTTTTCGGCTGTGCGAAAAGTTTGGCATTCGAGCCGTTTGTGATCGGTTGAGGGCGGTTTTGCAAAGGTCTCAAGGTCTCAATCAGAGAAAATAA